The DNA sequence CAACTCTTCAAGAGCTTGCAGGACTTCCTTCACTTCTTCTTTGGCACTCTCATTTTCTTGAGTGCATCGGCTCATTTCTTGTTGCAACAATTCGTAGTCACGGCGAGTTGAGGACAGGAGTTCTTCTTGATCAATGATCTGATCTTTGAGTTTTTCGACATACTGACTCTGTTGgttaatttcttcatctttgtCATCCAACTGTTGATACaatctttctctttcttcttccagTTTCTGTCTTTCTTCATTGCTCAAAGAGCCAATCATTAAGCCCATACCAGGTGTAGCGGGTACTGGTCCACGAAGCAAGTCTTTCTTTGCCTCTGGAGTAGGAGCAACAGGAGTTAACACATCTAACGGTTCTTGGAGATTGACTTGTTCGTCTTCTTTGACAGTTTCTCCCTGCCTCCATCTGTTCAATTCGTACTCAAGAGCTTCACACTTGCCTTTCCACCGGGCagccttttccttttctttctcatatCGACGCTTCCATTCTTCAGCTGTGAGCTCTTCATTCACTGTTACGACATTCTTAATAGTCTTAGCACGCCGTCCAAAATCTAGCGTTGATTTGGTTTCCGATTCATTGAAAGAGGCAGGTGAACAACAAATTATAATGGTTGTTCTTGCATTACCTCCAAGGGATTCTTGTAGGATACGAGTAAGTTTGGAGTCTCGATAAGGGATGTGAGTTTTGTTTCCATCAGCAAGAGCAGAAATTACATTTCCAAGAGCTGATAAAGATTTATTGATGTTCTTAGCTTCGTCTAGCACTGTACCCTCAGCACCAGTTTTGCTTACTTTTTCACTTCCAGCAAGATCGACAAGATATAGTTTACCAgataatttcttttcattttctaaattttcttgttttacatTTATAAGGAATACACTATGACTTCTTGAAGAGTGCTCATTCATGTTTGTCACAGCTATGTGCCGATTCGCTTTACCTTCTTCGATTACTTCAAATACTTCATCAGGGCTAGAGACAAACCGTTCAGTAGCACCTTTGACGAAAGGAACTCTATTTTTATCTTCATGAACacttaaatttattttcgatACATCTAATAAATCTCTAATTTTATccatgtaaatttcaaaatAGGAAACTTTGATGTGGAATTCCAGATTTTCTTCCATTGCATAAATGTGATTAAAAATATCGTTCACTATGCGTGGAATAATTCCTTGTTTTCCTTGATCTCCAATGACTCCTTCCATCGTGTGCGTTTTACCGGACGAAGTTTGACCATAGgcaaaaatggttccattgtaACCACATAGGACAtctaaaaaaggaaaaggaacaCATTAGGTCTCACAAAAAATAATGCTAATGCcagaaaaaggaaataaatacTTAAAAGACATATCAGCGGTCCTTAcgcaaaaatacataaaaatgaaatatattaTTGAACAGCATGTATGATTAGCGCTAAGCAAACCAGTCATATCTACtaaggattttcaaaaattactcaGGTTGGTTCTGTGACGTAAATACTATGCTGGCTAGAGGCTTAACCTTTTTGAAAGGTTACACTCATAAGAAAAAACTCGAAAGCTATCGATTCAAATTAGAataaacttattattttcatgGATAgacacatcaaaatttgccatCCTGTGGAACTCAGTACAGAAATAAACCACACCTTCCCCCTAGGATGCAGCTATATGATAAATTTGGCCATGCAGGGCATCTATTTAGTAAATAATGATAGTGTTCTTACCAGAAACGATGCTTTTGGCCGCTTCATTGTATACTTTCTCCTGAGTAGCATTTGGTTTGAAAACTTTGTCAAACAGGTAAACTTtaccctgaaaaaataaaaaaaaacccatttcagtggcttcaaaataaaattttgctagATAAACAGAGAATTTACAAAAGTAAACTTCAAGATGACCAGTGCAaggttttgttttttccaaatgTATTTTCTGATCATGAATTTTTGCATTTATCCAATAGTCTAAAGATAACTGAAGAAAATAAGTGCCTGCCTGGCCATTGAAGTTAACAGTTGAGTTTGTGATATATTACgtttatttgtaaaattatgcATCATGCTGCACACGCCGACAACCGCAAGCTTTATTTGACAGTCCttaaaacttcagttttttgtcttcatacttaaaattttttttttgatttttgggaATTTCTTGATTTCTCAAAATAGTTATCTTGAAGATAATAAAATAAAGTTGAAGGCATGTTTTCATTGATACATAACAgggacaaaaaaattatgaaaagggtAGACTTTCAGAAAGCTTGTAAGAAGGATAAGAAGACCGAGGGAGAGAGGAACCAGGTAATAACTGAATCAGGAGGCACTGACCCGTGCCATGAGTCTCTAGAGCAGTCACGGTTTGAAGGATATGGAGTTAATTAATGGTTTCATGCCATGGCTAGAGCAACTTTCAATTATTCTTCCTATGTCCTTCTATCTTTGAGTTCTTCATTTAGGACAGAGGCATAAACAAATTTGAGATGGGAAATGGGGGAGGTTGCACATTTATTTCCTACCTGCCTTCAGTAAAAACTTTGATTTGACGAGAATATGTTTCTTGCAAATGCAACTAAACATCGATGCAATTAGTGCAATTTTTAGTCAACGTTTTCATAACGTTCCATCAATTTTCTAGAAGATACTTAAATGAATAACGGAACAATCtgatgtttttcaatttttccagtcaCTATCAACCCTGCTCTCAAGGGTTAGTGTACTGTGAGATGTGTGAAGAGCAGATTCTGAAAACCATCAAAACAAAGACTGCCGGCTGACAAAGTTACAAGTGCGATCATGCGAGCAAGTGTGGAATTGAGTACACCTGATGACATCAACATAATACGTTGCGACTTACTTTGACATTAGACATAGAAAGAGCAAAAATGCTCGAAACAGATGTAATTTAAGGAGATCCATCATAACAGAAAAAAGATGGATGGCTCCCAAAATAATCACAAAAATAGAGATGAGCTTCTGTTATTAACTAACAGTATTTTGACACCTTAGGAGTCAGGAAACGGAACGACACAGGGCAGCAACTGATAAGGAGACACAGTGTTCAGCGTCCCTTCCACTAGGTACTTGATTAAACATATTAGTACCGCAGGGCAGTTCACCAAGTTCAGACCTTCAATGCCCAGCAGTACTGAAAACATTTCTGAGTGGGAAACTCATGCTTAAAGTCAAGTTTTTCATCCGAAATACCTACAGTGAAACATATTTCAAGGCACAGCATTTCAGACTAATACCTCCCATGACTTAATAGGTTACTGTTACCATAAGGAGTTACATTTGCTTCATGTATACGAAGTGAATTTTCATTCTTAAAAGTTCTGGTACTTTATTCAAAGCATTTAATGACAGAGTACTGCATCACATCAACTCATTGATCAGACAGGAGCAGGAGAGAGATCCTAACCTCTGACCAGCCAAAAGGTAACTTCTCAGCTCATGTTCCCGTAAATGATCAATTTCCTAGCATTTGTCAGTTATGATTAAAGAGAGAAGATCTGTTTTAAGGGAGAATATAACAACAACAGACTCTGGGGGGGATTGCTGTATCTGAAATAGTCAAGTTACGAGGCCTCGCCAACCTTACATAAGAATCACAAGGGCTGTTTGATCAAGGAGATATACGGACTACCTTCGATTGGAAATTTCCCAAGAGGATACTTAAATCTTGGAATTTTAGAAGGATTGTgtagtaaaaatgaaaacagagaATAAAGGActggcattttgcaaaaaattgaacccTGTGTGCGTTCCAGCGGAACAGATCCCACATAGGGTAATGACCAGTAATCGCTAGTATCGCTTGAATGAGTATGAAGTGAATTAGAACGAATTTTAAGAGAAGAGAAACCCATTCACAAGTAAATAGAATGTATTTTCAAAGAGTAGCCGAAGTAGAATGTAACAGGTGACAAGGGTTGGTAATTTCCAGGACCTTTTCAGGTAATTAAAGTGCATGCTCACAAGGAGGTAAGCATTTGACAATGCACATTGGTGATGTAAAAGAGCTACAAAACTTACCCCGATAGAGATGCAGTTTTCATCTCCACCAGAAGGAAATTTGACGATAAATTTGGATCCTGCCTTCTCCTCTGAATCATTCAAAGGTCTGAATCTACAGACAACTTTGATGCTGTCTTCAGCAGCGATTTCACGATCGGTCATTTCTACGACTTCTCTCTCATCGTACAAAAATATATCTATGATAAGAAACACTTCATAACATGTTGAAAGATAACACTATCACAAAACCTATCTTCtacaaaattactttaaaatggCTCCTACGTCCCACTCCCAGTGATACACATCTTCGTTCACCAAAAAGAGCCGATTTCCAACGCGATTGAAGTGGAGTGAAGTCACTGACTCACTCATTGAAAACAATGGCGTCGATATTACGAGTACGGAGACAGCCAGCGCTCAGATgcatcagctgactgacagaaATAGAGCAACGGTGGCGACCCATACCACTGGGAAACTGGTTCCCATTCCCAGCGCTGCTAACAAGAATGCACTTATCATATTAAAAGTAATTGCATTATGCATTATTTCAAAAAGAGAGACTGCGCAAATTCAGTTGATGTATTATTTATTAAGAAGTTTCTGATTTTTGCGGGATTACTTAATTTGTTTAGCGACAGGACACCGCTGCTTCGTCGCAGGATATTGCCTACCctctcaaatgaaggaaaattgaatgcaGGAAGCTGCATCGCAAACAAGATTTCCCAGGAATATTTTCACGGCATTTTATTATCCGTAAATAAGAACAGTAAAAAAATATCACCATCATTATCATAAAAGGCATTTCTTACCCGTATATTTTGACCTGGAGTTCGTACTTAAATTTCGATAGTTGTACATGCCAAAAGTCATTTAGATACCTACCAAACTTTCGCTCTGCgaggccctggtaaaaattggcgataagagctgcgtttcaaaataggtaccataggaatttttatagccggctaaagaaggctacagaaaatcatatagctggctgtagaatgcggagaaaatcatacggccgggctatacgaagcgataaaaaattatgcagccgggctatagtttctatcgccgggctttacactttatcgcctggctgttgctttttcgccgtcgattataaaaggctataagaaattgtgtagaaattcatgtgctttggaaattatgAAGTTTgttacggaaccaccttaatatttacaaaacacacattatattttccttaaatacatattttttttcatcaattaaaatgagaataatccatacaggatgtgcaaaacatttcaaaatcatgagttgaataacgctgactccgccagattagatattagagcctaacacaaagcagagcggcgacgcactggcgcctacaaacctaacagggatacttcacgcattgcgcaacgcgtgaagtatccctgttaggtttgtaggcgctagcgcgtttcgcgctggctgcccgcctgccgcgccgcagcgagccacggcgcttgaagcaactatttcacaccagaggtattgcacagtatcatacgaaactgaaggcgctctaatatattaggaatggcaggcatccatcaaaagtacggagctttctcgcaaaataaaccAAGATACTGCGGCTataaaagagagcagtggtccaaaaactcactaagtcctagtatccgtaattagtaacgtttcgcatacactttatcgtctggctgttgcttagtcgccatcggctataaaaggctataagaaattgtgtagccggctatagaagctattggaaatcttacagccggctgtaggtctatggtattttggaacatagattctactgccaatttttaccagggggtttctaattttttccatgaggTAGACGAGGAGCAGGGGTAGAATTTAAAAAGAGCTGTAGATATCCAAACCGGTTGACGATTTTTGCATCCGGTTTTGTCTGAatattattcaataaaataaaattgagtcatttttttaacaagGATGAATAAAACCATTCCCCCACCCGTTCTCTCCCCAAAAATGCTCcaaaaaggacattttttttttcaattactgAACTTTGGAAATTTGCGCATTTTATACTTTGATCAAAATCAGGTATTATTTCATCCTTTActcttttaccgaaaaaaaaaaccgcaagtCGTAAGTTGAGAAATTACGTCTATGGTCGAGTTACACACTAAGTTGTGACACACGCTTTTTCCGCCCAACTGGGCGAAAGTTAAGATAGGGTGCTTGAAACCATAGAGTATACCTACAAGGAATTTCCGAAATATACATACTTACCTATGTTTAATTCCAACAGGCATTCCTCCAAGAATAAGGCAAAGCGAGACAAGTTAAACAATTTGACCCCATACTACACCCTCGGAGCCttaaagtttgaagaaaattacgTAGGTTTAagcaaatggaaagaaaaaaaatcttgcagAAAGAATATGTTACCAAATCaatgtaaatgtaaattttcagtcttacatttttttttgcgcCAATAAACTAACTTCCTCGAGACGTTAAAAGGCAATTCGGACGTACAGTTCATCCATAAAAATGTCGAATTAGTTTATGTGTTTTCAGTTCGCACTGTCGCTGCTGATTATCCGCCaatgtttcgccttcaattcaggAAATAGGTAAAAGCCGGCCCATAGGAGTCGCTATACTGGTATTGCAATAATCACTCCtccttaaatggacgtatttatgctaaaaggaactatgtgcatagggtttgcgtgtaacttCCTCTTCCAAATTGAGTGCACTTACGTTGTGCGTGCGaggtaatttttgcaattttagcgTAGTAAACTAAAACTATTCGTTTGAATAAGTCGCATCGTTGCAAAAAGCTACTTCGGCGACGCGACGACGACAATTATATAGCTACCCGCTACGTAAAATAAGCATGGTACCTAGTAGTCACTCGATTTCTGACCACATTTAGCTTCTAAGAAACTCAGTGCTATATTAACGAAGAGGAAAATAcagcaacgaaaatattgaaatcaagTTGCACTTTAATGCagtaaaatgaaatattttttcttaccatgaaattttaatgtttttacctcATCTTGTTAGTAAATGCATGGTTTTAAATAATCAATTAATGAGTTTCATGTATCAGAAAGATGAGCGGATCGCactgtaagaaaaatatttaaataattcgACCtaagtatttcaattttatgagatcaatttcaatgaaagaAGCCCGCTCATGATGGAAGCAAAAAAGGTGATAAAATTATTACGATTTTCAGATTAGGTACCACTCATAATGAAGAAGCAATTTTATTAAACCCGGGCCTTTTTTGTGATTATGCAAATGTTCTGTGCACAATTTGAGCGCACTCGTCAAAATATGAAAAGCGCGCGAATGGAAGAAATAAGGAGAACAGAGAGAGGAATAGAATAGAAAGGAATTGCATACCTAGCGAGAAAGAGAATCGGTGGGCAACGGAAATAGGTGGACAACTGAACAGCCGCTATGAGTCACTAGAATATTTTTTGGATtgga is a window from the Bemisia tabaci chromosome 5, PGI_BMITA_v3 genome containing:
- the Khc gene encoding kinesin heavy chain, whose amino-acid sequence is MTDREIAAEDSIKVVCRFRPLNDSEEKAGSKFIVKFPSGGDENCISIGGKVYLFDKVFKPNATQEKVYNEAAKSIVSDVLCGYNGTIFAYGQTSSGKTHTMEGVIGDQGKQGIIPRIVNDIFNHIYAMEENLEFHIKVSYFEIYMDKIRDLLDVSKINLSVHEDKNRVPFVKGATERFVSSPDEVFEVIEEGKANRHIAVTNMNEHSSRSHSVFLINVKQENLENEKKLSGKLYLVDLAGSEKVSKTGAEGTVLDEAKNINKSLSALGNVISALADGNKTHIPYRDSKLTRILQESLGGNARTTIIICCSPASFNESETKSTLDFGRRAKTIKNVVTVNEELTAEEWKRRYEKEKEKAARWKGKCEALEYELNRWRQGETVKEDEQVNLQEPLDVLTPVAPTPEAKKDLLRGPVPATPGMGLMIGSLSNEERQKLEEERERLYQQLDDKDEEINQQSQYVEKLKDQIIDQEELLSSTRRDYELLQQEMSRCTQENESAKEEVKEVLQALEELAVNYDQKTHEVEAKNKENETLTEELAQKQSALNSALSELQQLKDQSSHQRRRMTEMLSNLMKDLGEVGIAIGGDGELKMVSDGSGKVEEEFTVARLYISKLKSEVKNLVSRLQSLESSQTDSNKKVSEYEKDLAECRLLISQHEARMKSLQESMREAENRKRQLEENVDTLREECAKMRAAEQVHAMSSKEKAEEKEKENTMLVALEEQMDQLRDVHHKQVAELRDEIVEKQSLINELKDMNQKYLLAHKQIQQEYERLKQDETEKSNKLQELILTNERREQARKDLKGLEDTVAKELQSLHNLRKLFVQDLQARIKKSASNEENEDDGGSLAQKQKISFLENNLDQLTKVHKQLVRDNADLRCELPKMEKRLRATMERVKALETALKEAKEGAMRDRKRYQYEVDRIKEAVRQKNLARRGPVPQIAKPIRAGQHPSIISQNTPSRLTLDEEMRRKKIVSSGNRKDES